One region of Streptomyces sp. CG4 genomic DNA includes:
- the pepN gene encoding aminopeptidase N, which translates to MSVLTRDEAQLRAQLLDVHRYTVDLDLTTGDETFDCRTVIRFTARSAGDTFVELKPAQLRTVTLDGQPLDPEALDDGRLPLKNLTAGEHELRLDAAMRYSRTGEGMHRFTDPSDGETYVYTQMFMDDVQRVFAAFDQPDLKAVFEVSVKAPEGWTVLANGITGQRADGAWQAAPTPPISTYLVAVAAGPWHSVRTEHHGLPIGIHCRRSLAPHLDTDAEEIFEVTRACFDRYHEKFEEPYPFDSYDQAFVPEFNAGAMENPGLVTFRDEFVYRSAVTDTERQTRAMVIAHEMAHMWFGDLVTLKWWDDIWLNESFAEYMGYQTTAEAARFTGPWTEFGVARKAWGYDADQRPTTHPVAPEKVDDTASALLNFDGISYSKGASALRQLAAWLGEKDFLAGINTHFARHKFGNATLADFIDSLASATDRDVPGWADSWLRTTGVDTLTPLVASADGTCTLTVDRAGSRPHRLTVGLYDRDVADEGRLVLRTRLDLDVPQTAPRPLGKRPALLLLNDGDLTYAKVRFDAESFATVRSGLSGLPDPLTRAVVWNALRDAVRDGELAPAAYLETARAHLPRETDLAVVQGVLAFASGQLADQYLPAEDRPAALATLTALCRDLLRRTEDGDHPGLRLIAVRHLIGVAAHPDAIAAWLADGTVPGGPELDPELRWRILGRLAALGATDASAIAAELARDPSATGQEGAARCRAALPDPEAKRAAWEAMFAGDELSNYLFTATAQGFWQPEQADLVREYVPRFYADAVAVSARRGPAIAVAAGRWAFPAHAVDTENLRLGEACLRSADPTPALRRTLADRLDDLARALRVRGQQGEPAEQEAPAE; encoded by the coding sequence ATGTCCGTACTCACGCGCGACGAAGCGCAGCTCCGAGCACAGCTCCTCGACGTCCACCGCTACACGGTCGACCTGGACCTCACCACCGGGGACGAGACCTTCGACTGTCGCACCGTGATCCGGTTCACCGCGCGGTCCGCCGGGGACACGTTCGTGGAGCTGAAGCCCGCCCAGCTGCGCACGGTCACACTCGACGGACAGCCCCTGGACCCGGAGGCGCTGGACGACGGCCGCCTCCCGCTGAAGAACCTCACCGCGGGCGAGCACGAGCTGCGCCTCGACGCGGCCATGCGCTACTCCCGCACCGGCGAGGGCATGCACCGCTTCACCGACCCGAGCGACGGCGAGACGTACGTCTACACGCAGATGTTCATGGACGACGTCCAGCGTGTCTTCGCCGCCTTCGACCAGCCCGACCTGAAGGCCGTCTTCGAGGTCTCCGTCAAGGCCCCCGAAGGCTGGACGGTGCTCGCCAACGGCATCACCGGGCAGCGGGCCGACGGCGCCTGGCAGGCCGCGCCCACCCCGCCGATCTCCACCTACCTGGTCGCCGTCGCCGCCGGCCCCTGGCACTCGGTGCGCACCGAGCACCACGGACTGCCCATCGGCATCCACTGCCGGCGCTCCCTCGCGCCCCACCTCGACACGGACGCCGAGGAGATCTTCGAGGTCACGCGCGCGTGCTTCGACCGCTACCACGAGAAGTTCGAGGAGCCGTACCCCTTCGACTCCTACGACCAGGCGTTCGTCCCCGAGTTCAACGCGGGCGCCATGGAGAACCCGGGCCTGGTCACCTTCCGCGACGAGTTCGTCTACCGCTCCGCCGTCACCGACACCGAGCGGCAGACCCGTGCCATGGTCATCGCGCACGAGATGGCCCACATGTGGTTCGGCGACCTGGTCACCCTCAAGTGGTGGGACGACATCTGGCTGAACGAGTCCTTCGCCGAGTACATGGGCTACCAGACGACCGCCGAGGCCGCCCGCTTCACCGGCCCCTGGACCGAGTTCGGCGTCGCCCGCAAGGCCTGGGGCTACGACGCCGACCAGCGCCCCACCACCCACCCGGTCGCCCCCGAGAAGGTCGACGACACGGCCTCCGCGCTGCTCAACTTCGACGGCATCTCCTACTCCAAGGGCGCCTCCGCACTGCGCCAACTGGCCGCCTGGCTCGGTGAGAAGGACTTCCTCGCGGGCATCAACACCCACTTCGCCCGGCACAAGTTCGGCAACGCCACGCTCGCCGACTTCATCGACTCCCTCGCCTCCGCCACCGACCGCGACGTGCCCGGCTGGGCCGACAGCTGGCTGCGCACCACCGGAGTGGACACGCTCACGCCGCTCGTCGCCTCCGCCGACGGCACCTGCACCCTGACCGTCGACCGCGCGGGCAGCCGTCCGCACCGCCTCACCGTCGGTCTGTACGACCGTGACGTCGCCGACGAGGGCCGGCTGGTGCTGCGCACACGCCTCGACCTGGACGTCCCGCAGACCGCCCCGCGCCCCCTCGGCAAGCGTCCCGCGCTGCTCCTGCTCAACGACGGCGACCTCACGTACGCCAAGGTCCGCTTCGACGCCGAGTCCTTCGCGACCGTCCGGTCCGGCCTGTCCGGCCTGCCCGACCCGCTCACCCGCGCGGTCGTCTGGAACGCCCTCCGCGATGCCGTGCGCGACGGTGAACTGGCGCCCGCCGCCTACCTGGAGACGGCCCGCGCCCATCTCCCGCGCGAGACCGACCTGGCCGTCGTGCAGGGCGTGCTGGCCTTCGCCTCCGGCCAGCTCGCCGACCAGTACCTGCCGGCCGAGGACCGCCCCGCCGCCCTGGCCACCCTCACCGCCCTCTGCCGCGATCTGCTGCGGCGCACCGAGGACGGCGACCACCCGGGCCTGCGCCTGATCGCCGTACGCCATCTGATCGGCGTGGCCGCCCACCCCGACGCCATCGCCGCCTGGCTCGCCGACGGCACGGTGCCCGGCGGGCCGGAACTCGACCCCGAGCTGCGCTGGCGCATCCTCGGCCGGCTCGCCGCGCTCGGCGCCACCGACGCGTCCGCCATCGCCGCCGAGCTGGCCCGCGACCCGAGCGCCACCGGCCAGGAGGGCGCCGCCCGCTGCCGTGCCGCCCTGCCCGACCCGGAGGCCAAGCGGGCGGCCTGGGAAGCGATGTTCGCCGGCGACGAGCTGTCCAACTACCTCTTCACCGCCACCGCGCAGGGCTTCTGGCAGCCCGAACAGGCCGATCTGGTGAGGGAGTACGTGCCGCGCTTCTACGCGGACGCGGTGGCGGTCTCGGCCCGCCGCGGTCCCGCCATAGCGGTCGCCGCCGGCCGCTGGGCCTTCCCGGCCCATGCCGTCGACACCGAGAACCTGCGGCTCGGCGAGGCCTGTCTGCGCTCCGCCGACCCCACCCCGGCCCTGCGCCGGACGCTCGCCGACCGCCTCGACGACCTGGCCCGGGCCCTGCGGGTGCGCGGCCAGCAGGGGGAACCGGCGGAACAGGAGGCGCCGGCGGAGTAG
- a CDS encoding SDR family oxidoreductase produces MIVVTGATGNVGRALVHRLLAAGRPVRALTRDPQRAGLPDGAEVVRLPPKDPAALFDGATALFLYAHPWAADLLAAARAHGVRQVVFLSSGMIQEGADETHPLHVMHATVERQIRDSGLDWTFLRPNAFATNALQWAPQIRAGNTVRGVFADTLSAPIHEDDIAAVAERALLDGGHEGAVHRLTGPAATTNAEQVAAIGAAVGRELTFVEADPREAGPELFPYLPAEALERLLRIYEESVGEPPEITGTVEKLTGTPARTFAQWARDHTADFASH; encoded by the coding sequence GTGATCGTAGTGACCGGTGCGACCGGCAACGTCGGCCGTGCCCTTGTCCACCGTCTCCTCGCCGCCGGCCGTCCCGTGCGGGCGCTCACCCGCGACCCGCAGCGGGCCGGGCTCCCCGACGGCGCCGAGGTGGTGCGGCTCCCGCCGAAGGACCCGGCCGCCCTGTTCGACGGCGCGACGGCCCTCTTCCTCTACGCGCACCCCTGGGCGGCCGACCTGCTGGCGGCAGCCCGCGCCCATGGGGTGCGGCAGGTCGTGTTCCTCTCCAGCGGCATGATCCAGGAGGGCGCCGACGAGACCCACCCCCTGCACGTCATGCACGCCACCGTCGAGCGGCAGATCCGCGACAGCGGGCTCGACTGGACCTTCCTGCGCCCCAACGCCTTCGCGACCAACGCGCTGCAGTGGGCGCCGCAGATCCGCGCCGGGAACACCGTCCGCGGGGTCTTCGCCGACACGCTCTCCGCGCCGATCCACGAGGACGACATCGCGGCCGTCGCCGAGCGGGCCCTGCTCGACGGCGGCCACGAGGGCGCCGTCCACCGGCTGACCGGGCCCGCGGCGACCACCAACGCCGAGCAGGTCGCGGCGATCGGCGCGGCCGTCGGCAGAGAGCTGACGTTCGTGGAGGCGGACCCCCGCGAGGCGGGCCCGGAGCTGTTCCCGTACCTCCCGGCCGAGGCGCTCGAACGGCTGCTGCGGATCTACGAGGAGAGCGTCGGCGAGCCACCGGAGATCACCGGCACGGTGGAGAAACTCACCGGCACCCCGGCCCGCACCTTCGCCCAGTGGGCCCGCGACCACACCGCGGACTTCGCATCGCACTAG
- a CDS encoding aspartate aminotransferase family protein, protein MSGGQSMSGAGPLRTPPLASGPHGPAALRPLLRTVLDALAAGGRARGGPLPAGGPETVAARVAEVLGDVLPEKGDPDALRALVHALAEGAADPAEPLCAAHLHCPPLAVATAADLAVSALNPSLDSWDQAPAATALEAAVTRALAHAAGLADALVTTGGTESNQLALLLARQAHGGSVRLVHGTNAHHSLPRAAWLLGLPEPVVVPAAGGTLDLAALDAALTALSGPLLVAATAGTTDAGLIDPLPEIAGLCTAHGARLHIDAAYGGGLLFSDRHRDRLAGLEAAHTVTLDLHKLGWQPVAAGLLALARPGELAVLHQRADYLNAEDDTEAGLPDLLDRSLRTTRRPDVLKIAVTLRTLGRTGLGALVDQVCARAREFAELVREHPGFELYDRPVISTVLFRPAGADDAAVAALRRGLLQEGRAVLGRARLDGRLWLKATFLNPHTRPDDLAQLLKLVEEGTLG, encoded by the coding sequence ATGAGCGGAGGACAGTCGATGAGCGGTGCCGGACCGCTGCGCACGCCGCCCCTCGCCTCGGGCCCGCACGGCCCGGCCGCCCTGCGCCCCCTCCTGCGCACGGTCCTGGACGCGCTCGCGGCGGGCGGCCGGGCGCGCGGCGGGCCGCTGCCCGCCGGGGGACCCGAGACCGTCGCCGCGCGGGTCGCCGAGGTCCTCGGGGACGTCCTGCCGGAAAAGGGCGACCCCGATGCCCTGCGCGCCCTCGTGCACGCCCTGGCGGAGGGCGCCGCCGACCCCGCCGAGCCGCTGTGCGCGGCCCATCTGCACTGCCCGCCGCTCGCCGTGGCCACCGCCGCCGACCTCGCCGTCAGCGCCCTCAACCCGTCCCTGGACTCCTGGGACCAGGCCCCGGCCGCCACCGCCCTGGAGGCCGCGGTCACCCGCGCGCTCGCCCATGCCGCCGGTCTCGCCGACGCCCTCGTCACCACCGGCGGCACCGAGTCCAACCAACTCGCCCTGCTGCTCGCCCGCCAGGCGCACGGCGGCAGCGTGCGGCTCGTGCACGGGACCAACGCCCACCACTCGCTGCCCCGCGCCGCCTGGCTGCTCGGCCTGCCCGAACCGGTGGTCGTCCCGGCCGCGGGCGGCACCCTCGACCTCGCCGCCCTAGACGCGGCCCTCACCGCGCTCTCCGGCCCGCTGCTGGTCGCCGCCACCGCCGGCACCACCGACGCCGGCCTCATCGACCCGCTGCCCGAGATCGCCGGCCTGTGCACCGCCCACGGAGCCCGGCTGCACATCGACGCGGCCTACGGCGGCGGCCTCCTCTTCAGCGACCGGCACCGGGATCGACTCGCCGGACTCGAAGCCGCCCACACCGTCACCCTCGACCTGCACAAGCTCGGCTGGCAGCCGGTCGCCGCCGGCCTGCTCGCCCTCGCCCGCCCCGGCGAACTCGCCGTACTCCACCAGCGCGCCGACTACCTGAACGCCGAAGACGACACCGAGGCCGGACTCCCCGACCTGCTCGACCGCTCCCTGCGCACCACCCGTCGCCCGGACGTCCTCAAGATCGCGGTCACCCTGCGGACCCTCGGCCGTACCGGCCTGGGCGCCCTGGTCGACCAAGTCTGCGCCCGCGCCCGCGAGTTCGCCGAGCTGGTGCGGGAACACCCCGGCTTCGAGCTGTACGACCGGCCCGTGATCAGCACGGTCCTGTTCCGGCCCGCGGGCGCGGACGACGCCGCCGTGGCCGCCCTGCGCCGCGGGCTGCTGCAGGAGGGCCGGGCCGTCCTCGGGCGCGCCCGGCTCGACGGCCGCCTGTGGCTCAAAGCCACTTTCCTCAACCCCCACACCCGGCCTGACGACTTGGCTCAGCTCCTGAAACTCGTGGAAGAAGGCACCCTCGGATGA
- a CDS encoding SidA/IucD/PvdA family monooxygenase → MTNPPHRDAASPRDLVGIGIGPCNLSLAALAHPLAELDAVFYDQRPGFHWHPGLLIEGATVQVPFLADLVTLADPTSPWSFLNYLKARDRLFPFYFAERFHIQRTEYDAYCRWVAQSLPALSFGHQVDAVRWNPERDVFEVDFTQLGAEGEAEALGRTYTRNVVIGIGTAPHVPDPLKPLVDAPGVPVIHAADYLDHRSTLLAADHVTVVGSGQSGAEVFLDLLRHRPAGREKLHWIGRSEAFAPMEYSKLGLEHFTPDYTRYFHSLAEPVRDRLIAGQWQLHKGIDAGTLAAIHDELYRRTLHGGWPDAVLTPGVLVRTAGRIATTKVELHLEHVQQGTRTRLTTGAVVLATGYRERSLDRILAGLDPYMRRDSSERPRIDEEFRLVLDPSVTGSAYVQNAELHTHGVGAPDLGLAAWRSAMILNSLTGKDPYPPATRTAFTTFGLQDARPRIPRARQAPRLTPLVEGR, encoded by the coding sequence ATGACCAACCCCCCACACCGCGACGCCGCATCCCCGCGCGACCTGGTCGGCATCGGCATCGGCCCCTGCAACCTCTCGCTGGCCGCCCTCGCCCACCCGCTCGCCGAACTCGACGCCGTCTTCTACGACCAGCGCCCCGGTTTCCACTGGCACCCCGGTCTGCTCATCGAGGGCGCCACCGTCCAAGTGCCGTTCCTGGCCGACCTGGTGACCCTCGCCGACCCGACCAGCCCCTGGAGCTTCCTGAACTACCTCAAGGCCCGCGATCGGCTCTTCCCCTTCTACTTCGCCGAGCGCTTCCACATCCAGCGCACCGAGTACGACGCCTACTGCCGCTGGGTCGCACAGAGCCTGCCCGCGCTGAGCTTCGGCCACCAGGTCGACGCGGTCCGCTGGAACCCCGAACGGGACGTGTTCGAGGTCGACTTCACCCAGCTCGGCGCCGAGGGCGAGGCCGAGGCCCTGGGCCGCACCTACACCCGCAACGTCGTCATCGGCATCGGCACCGCCCCCCATGTGCCCGACCCGCTCAAGCCGCTGGTGGACGCCCCGGGCGTGCCCGTCATCCACGCCGCCGACTATCTGGACCACCGCTCCACCCTCCTGGCCGCCGATCACGTCACCGTCGTCGGCTCCGGGCAGTCCGGCGCCGAGGTCTTCCTCGACCTGCTGCGGCACCGGCCTGCCGGCCGCGAGAAGCTGCACTGGATCGGCCGCAGCGAGGCGTTCGCGCCGATGGAGTACTCCAAGCTGGGCCTGGAGCACTTCACCCCCGACTACACCCGCTACTTCCACTCCCTCGCCGAGCCCGTCCGGGACCGGCTGATCGCCGGGCAGTGGCAGCTGCACAAGGGCATCGACGCCGGTACGCTCGCTGCCATCCACGACGAGCTGTACCGGCGCACCCTGCACGGCGGCTGGCCCGACGCCGTCCTCACCCCGGGTGTGCTGGTGCGCACCGCCGGCCGGATCGCCACCACCAAGGTCGAACTCCATCTGGAACATGTCCAGCAGGGCACCCGCACCCGGCTCACCACCGGCGCCGTCGTCCTCGCCACCGGCTACCGCGAGCGCTCACTCGACCGCATCCTCGCCGGGCTCGACCCCTATATGCGCCGCGACAGCAGCGAGCGCCCGCGCATCGACGAGGAGTTCCGGCTGGTCCTCGACCCGTCCGTGACCGGCTCGGCGTACGTCCAGAACGCCGAACTGCACACCCACGGCGTGGGCGCGCCCGACCTGGGCCTCGCCGCCTGGCGCAGCGCCATGATCCTCAATTCCCTCACCGGAAAGGACCCCTACCCGCCGGCCACCCGAACAGCCTTCACCACCTTCGGGCTGCAGGACGCCCGGCCCCGCATCCCACGGGCCCGCCAGGCTCCGCGTCTCACGCCGCTGGTCGAAGGGAGATGA
- the pyk gene encoding pyruvate kinase: MRRAKIVCTLGPATDSYDQIKALVDAGMDVARFNLSHGTHAEHEERYRRVRKAADESGRSVGLLADLQGPKIRLGRFGEGPVLLERGDTFTITVEEGVEGDRRQCGTTYAGLATDVSPGERVLVDDGKVCLEVTAVDGPRVRTRVVEGGMVSDHKGLNLPGVAVSVPALSDKDEDDLRWALRTGFDVIALSFVRSGDDAGDVHRIMAEEGRRLPVIAKVEKPQAVENFDGIVAAFDGLMVARGDLGVEMPLEQVPIVQKRAIKLAKRNAKPVIVATQMLDSMIDNSRPTRAEASDVANAVLDGTDAVMLSGETSVGKYPVETVRTMAKIVAAAEEDMLAKGLPPLTERNKPRTQGGAVARAAAEMGDFLGAKFLVAFTQSGDTARRLSRYRSPIPLLAFTPEPATRSQLSLTWGAEAFLGPHVDSTDAMVDQVDELLLKYGRCEKGDIVVITAGSPPGVSGSTNMVRVHHIGEDDSPRA, encoded by the coding sequence ATGCGCCGAGCAAAGATCGTCTGTACTCTGGGGCCCGCCACCGACTCGTACGACCAGATCAAGGCACTGGTCGACGCCGGAATGGACGTCGCCCGTTTCAACCTCAGCCACGGCACACACGCCGAACACGAGGAGCGCTACCGGCGGGTTCGCAAAGCGGCCGACGAATCCGGCCGCAGCGTCGGCCTTCTCGCCGACCTTCAAGGCCCGAAGATCCGGCTCGGCCGTTTCGGTGAAGGGCCGGTACTCCTTGAACGCGGCGACACCTTCACGATCACCGTGGAGGAGGGCGTCGAGGGCGACCGCCGGCAGTGCGGCACCACGTACGCCGGCCTCGCCACCGACGTCTCTCCCGGCGAGCGCGTCCTCGTGGACGACGGCAAGGTCTGCCTGGAGGTCACCGCCGTCGACGGCCCCCGCGTCCGCACCCGCGTGGTCGAGGGCGGCATGGTCTCCGACCACAAGGGCCTGAACCTCCCCGGCGTCGCCGTCTCCGTCCCCGCCCTCTCCGACAAGGACGAGGACGACCTGCGCTGGGCGCTGCGCACCGGCTTCGACGTCATCGCCCTGTCCTTCGTCCGCAGCGGCGACGACGCCGGCGACGTGCACCGGATCATGGCCGAGGAGGGCCGCCGCCTGCCGGTGATCGCCAAGGTCGAGAAGCCGCAGGCCGTGGAGAACTTCGACGGCATCGTGGCCGCCTTCGACGGGCTCATGGTCGCGCGCGGCGACCTGGGCGTGGAGATGCCGCTGGAACAGGTGCCGATCGTGCAGAAGCGCGCGATCAAGCTCGCCAAGCGCAACGCCAAGCCGGTCATCGTCGCCACCCAGATGCTCGACTCGATGATCGACAACTCCCGGCCGACCCGTGCCGAGGCCTCCGACGTGGCCAACGCCGTCCTGGACGGCACGGACGCGGTGATGCTCTCCGGCGAGACCAGTGTCGGCAAGTACCCGGTCGAGACCGTGCGCACCATGGCGAAGATCGTCGCGGCCGCCGAGGAGGACATGCTGGCCAAGGGGCTGCCGCCGCTGACCGAGCGGAACAAGCCGCGCACCCAGGGCGGCGCGGTCGCCCGGGCCGCCGCCGAGATGGGCGACTTCCTGGGCGCGAAGTTCCTGGTGGCCTTCACCCAGTCGGGAGACACCGCCCGTCGGCTCTCCCGCTACCGCTCGCCGATCCCGCTGCTCGCCTTCACCCCGGAGCCGGCCACCCGCTCCCAGCTCAGCCTCACCTGGGGCGCCGAGGCCTTCCTCGGCCCGCACGTCGACTCCACCGACGCCATGGTCGACCAGGTGGACGAGCTGCTCCTGAAGTACGGCCGCTGCGAGAAGGGCGACATCGTGGTGATCACGGCGGGCTCCCCGCCCGGGGTCTCCGGCTCGACCAACATGGTCCGGGTCCACCACATCGGCGAGGACGACAGCCCCCGGGCCTGA
- a CDS encoding response regulator, whose amino-acid sequence MTAESPQPVDAPDDDKSHVPPLTTRVVIAEDEALIRLDLKEMLEEEGYSVVGEAGDGEQAVELAREHQPDLVILDVKMPKLDGISAAEKIAEESIAPVLMLTAFSQRDLVERARDAGAMAYLVKPFSKSDVVPAIEMAVSRFTELKQLEKEVADLTQRLETRKLVDRAKSILQTEYGLTEPAAFRWIQKTSMDRRMSMQQVAEAVIADSEEKKATKKA is encoded by the coding sequence GTGACCGCCGAGTCGCCCCAGCCCGTAGACGCGCCCGACGACGACAAGTCGCACGTGCCTCCGCTGACGACCCGCGTCGTCATCGCCGAGGACGAGGCCCTGATCCGACTCGACCTCAAAGAGATGCTGGAGGAGGAGGGGTACTCCGTCGTCGGCGAGGCCGGGGACGGTGAGCAGGCCGTCGAGCTGGCCCGCGAGCACCAGCCGGACCTGGTCATCCTGGACGTGAAGATGCCCAAGCTGGACGGCATCTCCGCGGCCGAGAAGATCGCCGAGGAGTCCATCGCGCCGGTCCTGATGCTCACCGCCTTCTCGCAGCGCGACCTCGTCGAGCGCGCCCGGGACGCCGGAGCGATGGCGTACCTGGTCAAGCCGTTCAGCAAGAGCGACGTCGTCCCGGCCATCGAGATGGCGGTCTCCCGCTTCACCGAGCTGAAGCAGCTGGAGAAGGAGGTCGCCGACCTCACCCAGCGTCTGGAGACCCGCAAGCTGGTCGACCGCGCCAAGTCCATCCTGCAGACCGAGTACGGCCTGACCGAGCCGGCCGCCTTCCGCTGGATCCAGAAGACCTCGATGGACCGCCGTATGTCGATGCAGCAGGTCGCCGAGGCGGTCATCGCGGACAGCGAGGAGAAGAAGGCCACGAAGAAGGCCTGA
- a CDS encoding ABC transporter ATP-binding protein yields the protein MTALLEVEDLRVAYGKIEAVKGISFKVEAGEVVTLIGTNGAGKTTTLRTLSGLLKPVGGLIRFNGRSLKKIPAHEIVQLGLAHSPEGRHIFPRMTIEDNLRLGAFLRDDKPGIEKDIQRAYDLFPILGERRKQAAGTLSGGEQQMLAMGRALMSQPKLLMLDEPSMGLSPIMMQKIMATIAELKSQGTTILLVEQNAQAALSLADHGHVMEVGTIVLSGTGQDLLHDESVRKAYLGED from the coding sequence ATGACCGCACTGCTCGAAGTCGAGGACCTCCGGGTCGCCTACGGCAAGATCGAGGCCGTCAAGGGCATCTCCTTCAAGGTCGAGGCGGGCGAGGTCGTCACCCTCATCGGCACCAACGGCGCCGGCAAGACCACGACCCTGCGCACCCTGTCCGGCCTGCTCAAGCCCGTCGGCGGCCTGATCAGGTTCAACGGCAGGTCGCTGAAGAAGATCCCCGCCCACGAGATCGTCCAGCTCGGACTCGCCCACTCCCCCGAGGGCCGGCACATCTTCCCGCGCATGACGATCGAGGACAATCTGCGCCTCGGTGCGTTCCTGCGCGACGACAAGCCGGGCATCGAGAAGGACATCCAGCGGGCCTACGACCTCTTCCCGATCCTGGGCGAGCGGCGCAAGCAGGCCGCGGGCACCCTGTCCGGCGGTGAGCAGCAGATGCTGGCGATGGGCAGGGCGCTGATGTCCCAGCCGAAGCTGCTGATGCTGGACGAACCCTCGATGGGTCTGTCGCCGATCATGATGCAGAAGATCATGGCGACGATCGCCGAACTGAAATCGCAGGGTACGACGATTCTGCTGGTCGAGCAGAACGCCCAGGCGGCGCTCTCGCTCGCGGACCACGGTCATGTCATGGAGGTGGGCACGATCGTTCTGTCCGGCACGGGGCAGGACCTGCTGCATGACGAGTCCGTGCGGAAGGCGTACCTCGGCGAGGACTAG
- a CDS encoding ABC transporter ATP-binding protein: MTTQTITRGETVLDARGVTMRFGGLTAVRNVDLTVGSGEIVGLIGPNGAGKTTFFNCLTGLYVPTEGEVRFKGQVLPPKSFKVTAAGIARTFQNIRLFANMSVLENVLVGRHTRTKEGFWSAILRGPGFHRAEKASRERAMELLEFVGLAHKAEHLSRNLPYGEQRKLEIARALASEPGLLLLDEPTAGMNPQETRATEELVFAIREKGIAVLVIEHDMRFIFNLCDRVAVLVQGEKLVEGDSATVQSDDRVIAAYLGEPFEDAPGAEEVAEVEAAEAQAEAAQAETETAEAETAEAETAADDAAEADTATGDAAEVEAPEAQAAEAHAEPSTDAAPGKESDR; this comes from the coding sequence ATGACCACGCAGACCATCACCCGAGGCGAGACCGTCCTCGACGCCCGCGGCGTCACCATGCGCTTCGGCGGCCTCACCGCCGTACGCAATGTCGACCTCACCGTGGGCAGCGGCGAGATCGTCGGCCTCATCGGCCCCAACGGCGCCGGCAAGACCACCTTCTTCAACTGCCTGACCGGCCTGTACGTCCCCACCGAGGGCGAGGTCCGGTTCAAGGGCCAGGTGCTGCCGCCGAAGTCCTTCAAGGTCACGGCGGCCGGTATCGCCCGCACCTTCCAGAACATCCGGCTCTTCGCCAACATGTCGGTCCTGGAGAACGTCCTCGTCGGCCGGCACACCCGGACGAAGGAGGGCTTCTGGTCCGCCATCCTGCGCGGCCCCGGCTTCCACCGGGCCGAGAAGGCCTCCCGCGAACGCGCCATGGAACTCCTGGAGTTCGTGGGTCTCGCGCACAAGGCCGAGCACCTCTCCCGCAACCTGCCCTACGGCGAACAGCGCAAGCTGGAGATCGCGCGCGCCCTGGCCAGCGAACCGGGCCTGCTGCTCCTGGACGAGCCGACCGCCGGGATGAACCCCCAGGAGACCCGCGCCACCGAGGAACTGGTCTTCGCCATCCGTGAGAAGGGAATCGCCGTCCTCGTCATCGAGCACGACATGCGGTTCATCTTCAACCTGTGCGACCGCGTGGCCGTGCTCGTCCAGGGCGAGAAGCTGGTCGAGGGCGACAGCGCCACCGTCCAGAGCGACGATCGGGTCATCGCCGCCTACCTCGGTGAGCCCTTCGAGGACGCCCCCGGCGCCGAGGAGGTCGCCGAGGTCGAGGCCGCCGAGGCCCAGGCTGAGGCCGCCCAGGCCGAGACCGAGACGGCCGAGGCCGAGACCGCCGAGGCCGAGACCGCCGCGGACGACGCTGCCGAAGCCGACACCGCCACGGGCGACGCAGCCGAGGTCGAGGCCCCCGAGGCCCAGGCCGCCGAGGCCCACGCCGAACCCAGCACGGACGCCGCGCCCGGCAAGGAGAGCGACCGATGA